One Lycium barbarum isolate Lr01 chromosome 5, ASM1917538v2, whole genome shotgun sequence genomic window carries:
- the LOC132640267 gene encoding uncharacterized protein LOC132640267 isoform X2, which yields MARGRGRGSIGRVIKTSTRGRGSAGRGNMPSVPVPTISSQQGGTNSSGGQDQVQTCPTTTPPIQTSGHGSTPSISESSPIIPNESNVIGEGASTQRNAIAEGSSAQSDAVGEGESNSNVQRTLIFLSPSGLEPSRLCSETITEIFKNEIEPNGVNWKSVSQETKDFYLGEFEKAFYWDSSIDSEVRKQWRRKAARRYCDFVSSIKGEGIRPVYVPKETWESWKKYWADPKVIEKSKIASKNRRGGEDAAASGTHTGGSISIGEHHKRLAIKKGRDPTPSEVHLHVHTHGHDGKSFVGERARIVHEKYQEILQNQSQTQSEVDQCQAYYEDVGGVKKRRIYGLGSQAHLYYGPNLRPSSVSDATSSVPPPNAQPEATGTLDELVTRLIPALTDSIIPALTDSIIPALTDRLLPIIVERVRGLNPSVSSQMDTPNDHPSSMAPIVSAPATANIDQVHASVSDDDRGSPVSH from the exons ATGGCTCGTGGCAGAGGTCGAGGTAGCATAGGCCGCGTAATCAAGACCTCAACTAGAGGTCGAGGTAGCGCTGGTCGAGGTAATATGCCTTCTGTTCCTGTTCCCACAATTAGTTCTCAACAAGGTGGCACCAATTCCTCAGGTGGGCAGGACCAAGTTCAAACATGTCCTACTACTACGCCACCCATTCAAACATCAGGTCATGGCAGCACCCCATCCATTTCTGAATCATCTCCTATAATACCTAATGAGAGCAACGTAATAGGCGAGGGTGCATCTACTCAGAGAAACGCAATAGCTGAAGGTTCATCTGCTCAGAGTGATGCAGTAGGTGAAGGTGAGAGCAACAGTAACGTGCAGCGGACActtatttttctttctccttcagG GTTGGAACCATCAAGATTATGCTCTGAGACGATAACTGAGATTTTCAAGAATGAAATTGAGCCTAATGGAGTTAACTGGAAAAGTGTCTCACAAGAGACAAAAGATTTTTATCTCGGAGAATTCGAG AAGGCATTCTATTGGGATTCTTCGATTGATAGTGAAGTGAGGAAGCAATGGCGTAGAAAGGCAGCGAGAAGGTACTGTGATTTCGTTAGCTCAATAAAAGGTGAGGGAATTCGGCCAGTTTATGTTCCGAAAGAAACATGGGAAAGTTGGAAGAAATATTGGGCAGATCCTAAGGTTATTGAAAAATCAAAAATAGCTTCAAAGAATCGTCGTGGCGGTGAGGATGCAGCTGCTAGTGGGACTCACACGGGTGGCTCTATTTCTATCGGAGAGCATCACAAGAGACTT GCTATTAAAAAGGGTCGAGATCCAACACCAAGTGAGGTACATTTGCACGTCCATACACACGGTCATGATGGAAAATCTTTTGTTGGTGAGCGAGCCCGAATCGTGCAT GaaaaatatcaagaaatattgCAAAATCAGTCACAAACTCAATCTGAAGTTGATCAATGTCAAGCCTATTACGAAGACGTAGGAGGGgtaaagaaaagaagaatatatggtcttggatctcaAGCACATTTATATTATGGGCCGAATCTTCGTCCTTCTTCTGTATCTGATGCTACGTCCTCAGTACCACCTCCGAATGCTCAACCAGAAGCGACGGGAACTTTGGATGAGTTAGTGACGCGATTAATTCCTGCATTGACTGATAGCATAATTCCTGCACTGACTGATAGCATAATTCCTGCACTGACTGATCGCTTGCTTCCTATTATTGTTGAGCGGGTACGTGGATTGAATCCTTCAGTCTCATCTCAGATGGACACTCCTAATGACCATCCATCATCTATGGCACCTATAGTTTCAGCTCCAGCTACTGCCAACATTGATCAAGTTCATGCATCGGTTTCTGATGATGATCGTGGCTCTCCAGTCTCTCATTAG
- the LOC132639132 gene encoding protein CLP1 homolog has translation MDKTYAPEEMNEVEGRTKRENVNEEFLSVWDKRLMETLDFIERCQHLKVSLLVEISTLQWAVVCEEKFCSILKDVLKNRPNVDGVKLQKSGGVVSRNAKVRQKARGYRIREYFYGPSNDLSPHSNVVSFSDLFIYRIGGGPQAPRSALPIGAVPAADPTRLVPVNVIHDLLHLVLAVSYAKEQDEIISSNVAGFIYVTDVGMNRFELEFSSY, from the exons ATGGACAAAACATATGCTCCTGAAGAAATGAACGAGGTGGAGGGGAGAACAAAG AGGGAGAATGTCAATGAGGAGTTTTTAAGTGTTTGGGATAAACGACTAATGGAGACACTTGATTT TATTGAGCGATGTCAACACCTGAAGGTCTCTTTATTGGTTGAAATTTCTACTCTCCAGTGGGCAGTTGTCTGTGAA GAAAAATTTTGTAGCATTCTAAAAGATGTATTGAAGAATCGTCCTAACGTGGATGGGGTGAAACTTCAAAAATCCGGTGGTGTTGTATCAAGGAATGCAAAAGTACGGCAGAAAGCAAGGGGCTACAGAATACGG GAGTATTTTTATGGCCCTTCGAATGACCTCTCACCACATTCTAATGTGGTGAGCTTCAGTGACTTGTTCATTTACCGAATTGGAGGTGGACCACAGGCTCCACGCTCAGCTTTACCTATCGGTGCAGTGCCTGCAGCAGATCCTACAAGATTGGTTCCTGTTAATGTCATCCACGACTTGCTCCATTTGGTTCTTGCCGTCTCATATGCCAAAGAACAAGATGAAATAATTTCCAG TAATGTTGCTGGATTCATCTATGTAACCGATGTAGGCATGAACAGGTTTGAACTCGAATTCTCCTCTTATTAG
- the LOC132640267 gene encoding uncharacterized protein LOC132640267 isoform X4, producing the protein MARGRGRGSIGRVIKTSTRGRGSAGRGGQDQVQTCPTTTPPIQTSGHGSTPSISESSPIIPNESNVIGEGASTQRNAIAEGSSAQSDAVGEGESNSNVQRTLIFLSPSGLEPSRLCSETITEIFKNEIEPNGVNWKSVSQETKDFYLGEFEKAFYWDSSIDSEVRKQWRRKAARRYCDFVSSIKGEGIRPVYVPKETWESWKKYWADPKVIEKSKIASKNRRGGEDAAASGTHTGGSISIGEHHKRLAIKKGRDPTPSEVHLHVHTHGHDGKSFVGERARIVHEKYQEILQNQSQTQSEVDQCQAYYEDVGGVKKRRIYGLGSQAHLYYGPNLRPSSVSDATSSVPPPNAQPEATGTLDELVTRLIPALTDSIIPALTDSIIPALTDRLLPIIVERVRGLNPSVSSQMDTPNDHPSSMAPIVSAPATANIDQVHASVSDDDRGSPVSH; encoded by the exons ATGGCTCGTGGCAGAGGTCGAGGTAGCATAGGCCGCGTAATCAAGACCTCAACTAGAGGTCGAGGTAGCGCTGGTCGAG GTGGGCAGGACCAAGTTCAAACATGTCCTACTACTACGCCACCCATTCAAACATCAGGTCATGGCAGCACCCCATCCATTTCTGAATCATCTCCTATAATACCTAATGAGAGCAACGTAATAGGCGAGGGTGCATCTACTCAGAGAAACGCAATAGCTGAAGGTTCATCTGCTCAGAGTGATGCAGTAGGTGAAGGTGAGAGCAACAGTAACGTGCAGCGGACActtatttttctttctccttcagG GTTGGAACCATCAAGATTATGCTCTGAGACGATAACTGAGATTTTCAAGAATGAAATTGAGCCTAATGGAGTTAACTGGAAAAGTGTCTCACAAGAGACAAAAGATTTTTATCTCGGAGAATTCGAG AAGGCATTCTATTGGGATTCTTCGATTGATAGTGAAGTGAGGAAGCAATGGCGTAGAAAGGCAGCGAGAAGGTACTGTGATTTCGTTAGCTCAATAAAAGGTGAGGGAATTCGGCCAGTTTATGTTCCGAAAGAAACATGGGAAAGTTGGAAGAAATATTGGGCAGATCCTAAGGTTATTGAAAAATCAAAAATAGCTTCAAAGAATCGTCGTGGCGGTGAGGATGCAGCTGCTAGTGGGACTCACACGGGTGGCTCTATTTCTATCGGAGAGCATCACAAGAGACTT GCTATTAAAAAGGGTCGAGATCCAACACCAAGTGAGGTACATTTGCACGTCCATACACACGGTCATGATGGAAAATCTTTTGTTGGTGAGCGAGCCCGAATCGTGCAT GaaaaatatcaagaaatattgCAAAATCAGTCACAAACTCAATCTGAAGTTGATCAATGTCAAGCCTATTACGAAGACGTAGGAGGGgtaaagaaaagaagaatatatggtcttggatctcaAGCACATTTATATTATGGGCCGAATCTTCGTCCTTCTTCTGTATCTGATGCTACGTCCTCAGTACCACCTCCGAATGCTCAACCAGAAGCGACGGGAACTTTGGATGAGTTAGTGACGCGATTAATTCCTGCATTGACTGATAGCATAATTCCTGCACTGACTGATAGCATAATTCCTGCACTGACTGATCGCTTGCTTCCTATTATTGTTGAGCGGGTACGTGGATTGAATCCTTCAGTCTCATCTCAGATGGACACTCCTAATGACCATCCATCATCTATGGCACCTATAGTTTCAGCTCCAGCTACTGCCAACATTGATCAAGTTCATGCATCGGTTTCTGATGATGATCGTGGCTCTCCAGTCTCTCATTAG
- the LOC132640267 gene encoding uncharacterized protein LOC132640267 isoform X3 — protein MARGRGRGSIGRVIKTSTRGRGSAGRGNMPSVPVPTISSQQGGTNSSGGQDQVQTCPTTTPPIQTSGHGSTPSISESSPIIPNESNVIGEGASTQRNAIAEGSSAQSDAVGEGESNSNVQRTLIFLSPSGLEPSRLCSETITEIFKNEIEPNGVNWKSVSQETKDFYLGEFEAFYWDSSIDSEVRKQWRRKAARRYCDFVSSIKGEGIRPVYVPKETWESWKKYWADPKVIEKSKIASKNRRGGEDAAASGTHTGGSISIGEHHKRLAIKKGRDPTPSEVHLHVHTHGHDGKSFVGERARIVHEKYQEILQNQSQTQSEVDQCQAYYEDVGGVKKRRIYGLGSQAHLYYGPNLRPSSVSDATSSVPPPNAQPEATGTLDELVTRLIPALTDSIIPALTDSIIPALTDRLLPIIVERVRGLNPSVSSQMDTPNDHPSSMAPIVSAPATANIDQVHASVSDDDRGSPVSH, from the exons ATGGCTCGTGGCAGAGGTCGAGGTAGCATAGGCCGCGTAATCAAGACCTCAACTAGAGGTCGAGGTAGCGCTGGTCGAGGTAATATGCCTTCTGTTCCTGTTCCCACAATTAGTTCTCAACAAGGTGGCACCAATTCCTCAGGTGGGCAGGACCAAGTTCAAACATGTCCTACTACTACGCCACCCATTCAAACATCAGGTCATGGCAGCACCCCATCCATTTCTGAATCATCTCCTATAATACCTAATGAGAGCAACGTAATAGGCGAGGGTGCATCTACTCAGAGAAACGCAATAGCTGAAGGTTCATCTGCTCAGAGTGATGCAGTAGGTGAAGGTGAGAGCAACAGTAACGTGCAGCGGACActtatttttctttctccttcagG GTTGGAACCATCAAGATTATGCTCTGAGACGATAACTGAGATTTTCAAGAATGAAATTGAGCCTAATGGAGTTAACTGGAAAAGTGTCTCACAAGAGACAAAAGATTTTTATCTCGGAGAATTCGAG GCATTCTATTGGGATTCTTCGATTGATAGTGAAGTGAGGAAGCAATGGCGTAGAAAGGCAGCGAGAAGGTACTGTGATTTCGTTAGCTCAATAAAAGGTGAGGGAATTCGGCCAGTTTATGTTCCGAAAGAAACATGGGAAAGTTGGAAGAAATATTGGGCAGATCCTAAGGTTATTGAAAAATCAAAAATAGCTTCAAAGAATCGTCGTGGCGGTGAGGATGCAGCTGCTAGTGGGACTCACACGGGTGGCTCTATTTCTATCGGAGAGCATCACAAGAGACTT GCTATTAAAAAGGGTCGAGATCCAACACCAAGTGAGGTACATTTGCACGTCCATACACACGGTCATGATGGAAAATCTTTTGTTGGTGAGCGAGCCCGAATCGTGCAT GaaaaatatcaagaaatattgCAAAATCAGTCACAAACTCAATCTGAAGTTGATCAATGTCAAGCCTATTACGAAGACGTAGGAGGGgtaaagaaaagaagaatatatggtcttggatctcaAGCACATTTATATTATGGGCCGAATCTTCGTCCTTCTTCTGTATCTGATGCTACGTCCTCAGTACCACCTCCGAATGCTCAACCAGAAGCGACGGGAACTTTGGATGAGTTAGTGACGCGATTAATTCCTGCATTGACTGATAGCATAATTCCTGCACTGACTGATAGCATAATTCCTGCACTGACTGATCGCTTGCTTCCTATTATTGTTGAGCGGGTACGTGGATTGAATCCTTCAGTCTCATCTCAGATGGACACTCCTAATGACCATCCATCATCTATGGCACCTATAGTTTCAGCTCCAGCTACTGCCAACATTGATCAAGTTCATGCATCGGTTTCTGATGATGATCGTGGCTCTCCAGTCTCTCATTAG
- the LOC132642236 gene encoding uncharacterized protein LOC132642236 yields the protein MGGMEDELKDLQNLRDTLNLSQPAKGFIEWNVALREGNLVGSLNLTEWGRVHEPISEMHDVPGTELEECRVKSVARLVIRGVIQYYFDMLDRDKGPKEDIKSEDINITVDMKIWVANVVLVPLSDGLRSSTLSNLGKIVGDFVGEPTPKDIKHLLKCICEAEKTNYMKDVLLIHPSLYSSCTLSAYVEYLYYYHDILFKHKNKLNEFLSIVKNIEDGKEWEKNIRSKARNSPSWIDCLDRTIGKVRNYYGKDYFGGEVGLLIFMRSVVRHYNQKMNMEDMENELYVMFPEFVSDFVKNLVKSGKFKDLWLWQ from the exons ATGGGTGGTATGGAAGATGAATTAAAAGATCTTCAGAATTTACGAGACACTTTAAATCTGTCACAACCAGCAAAGGGATTTATAGAATGGAATGTAGCATTAAGAGAAGGCAATTTGGTTGGCAGCCTCAATCTAACCGAATGGGGCCGAGTGCACGAACCTATCTCAGAAATGCATGACGTGCCTGGCACCGAATTAGAAGAATGTCGAGTCAAATCAGTAGCAAGACTTGTAATACG CGGTGTTATCCAGTATTACTTCGACATGTTGGATCGTGATAAAGGTCCGAAAGAGGATATAAAGTCAGAAGACATAAACATCACGGTTGACATGAAGATTTGGGTGGCTAATGTAGTGCTGGTCCCGTTGTCGGACGGTTTGCGGTCTTCAACGTTATCCAATCTGGGAAAAattgttggagactttgttgGAGAACCTACACCCAAGGATATCAAACATCTATTAAAGTGTATCTGCGAAGCTGAAAAAACCAA tTACATGAAAGATGTCTTACTTATACATCCAAGTCTATACTCAAGTTGTACATTGAGTGCATATGTAGAGTATCTTTATTACTACCATGATATCCTCTTTAAACACAAGAACAAATTAAATGAGTTCCTGAGTATAGTTAAAAATATAGAAGATGGTAAGGAGTGGGAGAAAAATATTAGGTCTAAAGCACGGAATAGTCCATCCTGGATCGATTGCCTCGATAGGACCATTGGCAAGGTTAGAAATTATTATGGTAAAGACTATTTTGGTGGAGAGGTCGGGCTATTGATTTTTATGAGGTCTGTTGTTCGACACTACAACCAAAAaatgaatatggaagatatgGAGAATGAGCTCTATGTTATGTTTCCAGAATTCGTGTCAGACTTCGTCAAAAACTTGGTCAAGAGTGGCAAGTTTAAAG ACCTTTGGTTATGGCAATAG